A stretch of the Nicotiana tabacum cultivar K326 chromosome 6, ASM71507v2, whole genome shotgun sequence genome encodes the following:
- the LOC107790306 gene encoding replication protein A 70 kDa DNA-binding subunit B-like gives MAKMVSPDAVSTILANPSPDSSSDLPEIIVQVVDLKPTGNRYMFSASDGKMKIKGILQSSLSSEVISGSIQNLGLIRILDYTLNDIPTKNEKYLIVTKCEAVSPALEAEYKAEVKTQENVQENFKNDVKMEETGIVLKPKQEFQTKSAAQIVHEQHGNMAPAARMAMTRRIQPLVSLNPYQGNWTIKVRVTSKGNMRTYKNARGEGCVFNVELTDEDGTQIQATMFNEAARKFFDKFELGKVYYISKGTLRVANKQFKTVQNDYEMTLNENSQVEEASNEEAFIPDTKFNFVPIDELGPYVNGRELVDVIGVVQSVSPTMSIRRKSNNETVPKRDITIADATKKTVVVSLWNDLATNVGQELLDMSDKSPVVAIKSLKVGDFQGVSLSALSKSNIVVNPDLPEAKKLRSWYDSEGKETSLASIGSGMSPSTKNGARSMYSDRVSLLHITSNPSLGEEKPVFFSIKAYISFIKPDQTMWYRACKMCNKKVTDAFGSGYWCEGCQKNDAECSLRYIMALKVSDASGEAWLSAFNEQAEKILGCSADELDKLKSEEGETAYQMKLKEATWVPHLFRVSVAPQEYNSEKRQRITVRAVAPVDYAAESKYLLEEMSKMNISI, from the exons ATGGCTAAAATGGTGAGCCCAGATGCCGTTTCGACTATTTTAGCTAACCCATCACCTGATTCTTCTTCAGATCTTCCTGAAATTATCGTTCAGGTTGTGGATCTCAAGCCCACCGGCAACAGATACAT GTTTTCAGCCAGTGAtggaaaaatgaaaatcaagggTATTTTGCAATCCAGTCTGTCATCTGAAGTTATATCTGGATCCATACAGAATCTGGGTCTTATTCGGATTCTTGATTACACTCTCAATGACATTCCAACCAAGAATGAGAA GTACTTGATTGTAACAAAATGCGAGGCAGTATCGCCTGCACTTGAAGCAGAATATAAGGCTGAAGTGAAGACCCAAGAAAATGTACAGGAGAATTTCAAGAACGAtgtaaaaatggaagaaactggGATTGTTTTGAAACCCAAACAGGAATTTCAAACTAAATCTGCTGCTCAAATTGTACATGAACAACATGGAAA CATGGCACCAGCTGCACGAATGGCGATGACAAGAAGAATTCAGCCGCTTGTTTCCTTGAATCCTTACCAAGGAAACTGGACCATTAAAGTTCGAGTAACTAGCAAGGGAAATATGCGGACTTACAAAAATGCTAGAGGAGAAGGTTGCGTGTTCAATGTTGAATTAACAGATGAGGAT GGTACACAAATACAAGCTACAATGTTTAATGAAGCTGCAAGAAAGTTTTTTGACAAATTTGAATTGGGGAAAGTCTATTATATATCAAAGGGAACACTTAGGGTTGCTAACAAGCAGTTCAAGACTGTACAAAATGATTATGAGATGACTTTGAATGAAAATTCTCAAGTTGAGGAGGCTAGCAATGAAGAAGCTTTTATCCCAGACACAAAATTTAACTTTGTCCCTATTGATGAATTGGGACCATATGTCAATGGCAGAGAGCTTGTTG ATGTAATTGGAGTGGTTCAGAGTGTATCTCCTACAATGAGCATAAGGAGGAAGAGTAACAATGAGACAGTTCCAAAGCGTGACATAACTATTGCAGATGCGAC GAAGAAGACTGTTGTGGTGTCTCTTTGGAATGATCTAGCTACCAACGTTGGACAAGAACTACTAGACATGTCTGATAAATCCCCAGTAGTTGCAATCAAATCCCTTAAAGTTGGAGACTTTCAGG GAGTGTCTTTATCTGCGTTAAGCAAAAGTAATATTGTTGTGAATCCAGATTTACCTGAAGCCAAAAAATTGAGATCTTG GTATGACTCTGAAGGTAAAGAAACTTCATTGGCATCTATTGGTTCTGGTATGAGTCCCTCAACCAAGAATGGAGCACGATCTATGTACTCTGATAGAGTCTCTTTGCTCCACATAACTAGTAACCCATCCCTTGGTGAGGAGAAG CCTGTGTTCTTCAGCATAAAGGCATATATAAGTTTCATTAAGCCTGATCAGACCATGTGGTATCGGGCATGTAAGATGTGTAACAAGAAAGTTACTGATGCTTTTGGGTCTGGTTATTGGTGTGAAGGATGCCAAAAGAATGATGCAGAGTGTAGTTTGAG ATATATAATGGCATTGAAAGTTTCTGATGCTAGTGGTGAAGCTTGGCTCTCTGCATTCAATGAGCAAGCAGAGAAAATACTTGGATGCTCTGCTGATGAACTTGACAAGCTTAAATCTGAG GAGGGAGAAACTGCTTATCAAATGAAATTGAAGGAAGCTACATGGGTTCCTCACCTTTTCCGGGTCAGTGTTGCACCACAAGAGTATAACAGTGAGAAAAGGCAAAGGATAACAGTCAGGGCTGTTGCTCCAGTTGATTATGCTGCAGAATCCAAATACTTGTTGGAAGAAATGTCAAAGATGAATATTTCCATATAA
- the LOC107790307 gene encoding putative aspartic proteinase GIP2, with product MALTSYYLMLICSLLLSISSSIGQTSFQPKALLLPVTKDSTTLQYITQIGQRTPLVPIKLTIHLGGQTLWVDCEDGYVSSTYRPARCGSAQCTLAKVNTCGDCNTTPRIGCSNNACYNTPENPFIKTLYDGGEITEDVLSIQYTDRSNPGKFVKIPSFIFTCVPTFLTDGLASGVKGTVGLGRNRIALPSQLAEIFSFPRKFAICLSSSTKSSGVIIFGDGPYMMLPNIDISKNLIFTPLITNPFGTGSVPFLNESSSEYFIGVKSIRVNGKPVPINKKLLSIDKRGNGGTKISTGSPYTILESSIYDAVTKAFVQELSNVTRVAAVAPFETCFSSKNIGSTRAVPAIDLVLQSKQVYWRIFGSNSMVEVSPDVICLGFVNGGIKPTTSIVIGGYQLEDNLLQFDLPRSTLGFSSSLLFRQITCANFNFTSKA from the coding sequence ATGGCTTTGACTAGCTACTATTTGATGCTCATTTGTTCACTTCTCCTCTCCATTTCTTCTTCCATAGGCCAAACTTCTTTTCAGCCTAAAGCTCTACTCCTTCCTGTGACCAAAGACTCTACTACTCTCCAATACATTACCCAAATTGGTCAAAGAACTCCTCTTGTGCCCATCAAGTTGACAATTCATCTTGGTGGACAAACTTTATGGGTAGACTGTGAAGATGGTTACGTGAGTTCCACTTATCGACCAGCTCGTTGTGGCTCAGCTCAATGTACCCTCGCCAAAGTTAACACTTGTGGAGACTGCAACACCACTCCCAGAATTGGTTGCAGCAATAATGCATGTTATAATACCCCTGAAAATCCATTCATCAAGACTTTATATGATGGTGGTGAAATTACTGAAGACGTTTTATCGATACAATACACTGATAGATCAAATCCAGGTAAGTTTGTTAAGATTCCAAGCTTCATTTTCACCTGTGTTCCTACATTCTTGACTGATGGTCTAGCTAGTGGAGTGAAAGGGACTGTCGGATTGGGAAGAAATCGTATTGCGCTTCCTTCCCAATTAGCTGAAATCTTCAGCTTTCCAAGAAAATTTGCTATTTGTTTGAGTTCATCCACCAAATCATCTGGTGTCATAATTTTTGGTGATGGGCCTTATATGATGCTTCCAAATATTGATatctctaaaaatctcatctttACGCCATTGATCACCAACCCTTTTGGTACTGGATCAGTTCCATTCCTAAATGAATCTTCCTCAGAGTACTTCATTGGAGTGAAATCTATTAGAGTGAATGGAAAACCAGTGCCAATTAACAAAAAATTGCTCTCAATTGACAAGAGAGGAAATGGTGGAACCAAAATCAGCACAGGGAGTCCTTACACAATCTTGGAATCTTCCATCTATGATGCTGTGACTAAAGCTTTCGTTCAAGAACTATCTAATGTGACCAGAGTGGCTGCTGTGGCACCTTTCGAGACTTGTTTCAGCTCAAAAAATATCGGTAGCACAAGGGCTGTTCCTGCCATTGATCTTGTGTTGCAGAGTAAACAAGTCTATTGGAGGATTTTTGGTTCAAATTCAATGGTGGAAGTTAGCCCAGATGTGATATGTTTAGGATTTGTGAATGGTGGGATTAAACCTACGACTTCAATAGTAATAGGAGGATATCAACTTGAGGACAATCTTCTACAGTTTGACCTTCCAAGATCAACACTTGGTTTCAGCTCATCCCTTTTGTTTCGCCAAATTACATGTGCCAATTTCAATTTCACATCAAAGGCTTAA